A genomic region of Nymphaea colorata isolate Beijing-Zhang1983 chromosome 2, ASM883128v2, whole genome shotgun sequence contains the following coding sequences:
- the LOC116248995 gene encoding triosephosphate isomerase, chloroplastic-like, whose translation MSAVVPISASSSQFSARSSSSVLPFSQFHGLSSSPTRLDSAASSTKYSLFHQVSRQLQTATGKGCRPVVAMAGTGKFFVGGNWKCNGTKDSIGKLIADLNSAKIEDDVDVVVAPPFVYVDQVKNSLTDRIDISAQNSWVSKGGAFTGEISAEQLKDVGCKWVILGHSERRHIIGEDDEFIGSKAVYALSQNLKVIACIGELLEEREAGKTFDICFGQLKAFADKVSSWADIVIAYEPVWAIGTGKVATPQQAQEVHAAVRDWLKKNVSADVASATRIIYGGSVNGSNCVELAKQEDIDGFLVGGASLKGPEFATIINSVTSKRVAA comes from the exons ATGTCAGCGGTCGTCCCAATCTCCGCCTCCTCTTCTCAATTCTCCGCCCGGAGCTCCTCCTCTGTCCTTCCCTTCTCCCAATTCCATGGACTCAGCAGCTCGCCTACCAGGCTCGACTCTGCCGCCTCTTCCACCAAGTATTCCCTCTTCCACCAAGTCTCTCGCCAGCTCCAGACCGCCACCGGAAAAGGCTGCCGCCCTGTTGTCGCCATGGCTGGTACCGGAAAG tttttcgTTGGAGGCAATTGGAAATGC AATGGGACAAAAGATTCTATCGGCAAGCTTATTGCTGACCTGAACAGTGCTAAAATTGAGGATGATGTTG ATGTTGTTGTTGCACCTCCTTTTGTATACGTTGACCAGGTGAAGAATTCATTGACTGATCGTATTGACATATCTGCCCAAAATTCTTGGGTCAGTAAAGGAGGTGCCTTCACTGGAGAAATTag TGCTGAACAGTTAAAAGATGTTGGCTGCAAATGGGTTATCTTGGGCCATTCTGAAAGGAGACACATAATTGGTGAAGATGATGAG TTTATTGGAAGCAAAGCAGTTTATGCCTTGAGCCAAAATCTCAAAGTGATTGCTTGCATTGGTGAGTTGctggaagaaagagaagcagGCAAAACATTTGACATCTGTTTTGGACAATTGAAAGCTTTTGCAG ACAAGGTATCCAGCTGGGCTGATATAGTGATTGCTTATGAGCCCGTTTGGGCCATTGGCACGGGTAAAGTTGCTACCCCTCAGCAAGCACAGGAGGTCCATGCAGCAGTTCGTGATTGGCTGAAGAAAAATGTCTCGGCTGATGTTGCTTCAGCAACCCGAATTATCTATGGAg GTTCTGTTAATGGCAGCAACTGTGTGGAGCTTGCAAAGCAGGAAGACATTGATGGATTTCTTGTTGGCGGTGCTTCCCTGAAG GGTCCAGAATTTGCTACCATAATTAATTCGGTGACTTCAAAGAGGGTTGCTGCCTGA
- the LOC116248232 gene encoding uncharacterized protein LOC116248232 — MSFPGEERMVTERIRKKLDELNVAVQNQLSGVQDHVNFTLQQAYFKCAHECFDRRKRQEQINNCVENCSVPVFKANGLVESEMANFQERLSRSMMVCQDHFEASKLQGHKNGDFSGLESCVDKAIEDNISFLPHIVDKLSSALSIDK; from the exons ATGAGTTTCCCCGGAGAGGAGAGGATGGTGACGGAGAGAATAAGAAAGAAACTCGATGAGCTCAATGTGGCAGTTCAGAACCAGCTCTCCGGAGTACAGGATCACGTCAATTTCACACTTCAG CAAGCATACTTCAAATGCGCACACGAATGCTTTGATAGAAGGAAGAGGcaagaacaaataaataactGTGTGGAGAACTGTAGCGTTCCTGTTTTTAAGGCGAACGGCTTGGTCGAGAGTGAGATGGCCAATTTTCAg GAGCGTCTGAGTCGATCTATGATGGTTTGTCAAGACCATTTCGAAGCATCCAAACTTCAAGGGCATAAAAATGGAGACTTCAGTGGATTAGAGTCATGCGTGGATAAAGCAATTGAagataacatttcttttttgccACACATTGTCGATAAATTAAGTTCTGCTCTCTCCATCGATAAATGA
- the LOC116249263 gene encoding rhodanese-like domain-containing protein 4A, chloroplastic: protein MVTMEEVLLASRCSPLSCSSPYAHKRLSKFQTIPSHPPRTSYPSSLVKFSSYSSSSSSLLTTLLSLRPNISSVISNSVQLKRSFARDVNLLCPTILSSSFSPSCSSNVTAARLRTSTVSGGTLHHLVAGLSSVLLLVFATPPLCSSALAADAAAINESSSKISLESALVSIDDFFNRYPYFVASVTFIWLVVIPLTQEYLRKFKYVSAIDGFRKLRDDPSSHLLDIRKRKSVEAVGSIDLKSLKKTTALVEYSEADEAGFVKKVLQEFGDPSNTTLYITDSLDGNSLRVAQLLHEKGGFKAAYAIKGGIQGKEGWQEIQGTLLPPSVHVSPRKRKGKGSILFNRKEVEDIKVGSGVELEKNSESKIPSTKRSESA from the exons ATGGTGACGATGGAGGAAGTCCTCCTTGCTTCTCGATGTTCTCCTCTCTCCTGCAGCAGCCCTTATGCACACAAGCGCTTGTCAAAGTTTCAGACCATTCCATCCCACCCTCCCCGAACCTCTTACCCTTCCTCTCTTGTCAaattctcttcttattcttcgtcttcttcctctctaTTGACTACCCTTCTATCCCTCAGACCCAATATTAGCTCTGTGATCAGCAATTCTGTCCAGTTGAAACGTTCATTTGCTCGCGACGTTAACCTCCTTTGCCCCACAATCTtatcctcctccttctctccttcttgTTCCTCCAATGTCACCGCTGCCCGTTTGAGGACGTCCACCGTCTCCGGAGGTACGCTCCACCACCTTGTAGCCGGCCTCTCTAGCGTACTGCTTCTGGTGTTTGCGACCCCACCATTGTGTTCTTCCGCACTCGCTGCCGATGCCGCAGCTATCAACGAGTCGTCTTCGAAGATCTCCCTCGAGAGCGCGCTCGTCTCCATCGATGACTTCTTCAACCGCTATCCGTACTTCGTTGCCAGCGTGACGTTCATATGGTTGGTTGTCATCCCGCTGACTCAAGAGTACTTGAGGAAGTTCAAATACGTCTCCGCCATCGACGGTTTCCGGAAGCTCCGGGACGACCCGAGTTCGCACTTGCTTGATATCAGAAAGAGGAAGAGCGTGGAAGCGGTGGGGTCTATCGACCTGAAATCATTGAAGAAGACGACTGCTCTGGTGGAGTACTCGGAGGCAGACGAAGCAGGGTTCGTCAAGAAGGTCCTGCAAGAGTTTGGGGACCCTTCAAATACCACATTATATATCACCGATAG CTTGGACGGCAATTCCTTAAGAGTGGCTCAGCTTTTGCACGAGAAAGGTGGCTTTAAAGCAGCATATGCAATTAAGGGTGGAATTCAAGGCAAGGAAGGGTGGCAG GAAATACAAGGAACACTGCTTCCACCATCTGTTCATGTTTCTCCTAGAAAACGTAAGGGCAAGGGATCTATACTGTTTAAcagaaaagaagttgaagatatAAAGGTTGGCTCAGGTGTGGAGTTGGAGAAGAATAGTGAATCAAAAATTCCTTCCACAAAACGTTCTGAATCTGCGTAA
- the LOC116248134 gene encoding shewanella-like protein phosphatase 2: MNSMDAVCDDLPAEISSFVDTFVDFVVGGVFLKRESSEPDCRDQQQQHQRQQEQPSAPRTTYPQPGRLVAVGDIHGDLQKAKQSLRIAKIIDENDRWIGGNTMVVQVGDILDRGGEELKILYFLEKLKQEASKSGGDLIVMNGNHEIMNMSRDFRYVTKAGFKEFENWADWFNVGVHIKKLCNVLDDKFDAFRGIPTNLNRESRARIAALRPGGPISTRFLASNPTILVVGDSVFVHSGVLPGHVEYGLERINKEVGEWIRGTQGDSKPPSCVRGRDSVVWLRRYSTKSVGDGDCSVLQHALETIPNAKRMIVGHTIQESGINGACQNRVIRIDVGMSKGCGNGMPEVLEITRNKGVRILTSNPLYNQAMAADDKVGLGLLVPDGPRKEVEVNA, translated from the coding sequence atgaattCGATGGACGCTGTGTGCGATGATCTGCCTGCAGAAATTTCATCCTTCGTAGACACCTTCGTCGACTTCGTGGTGGGTGGCGTCTTCTTGAAGCGAGAATCTTCCGAGCCGGATTGCCGAGATCAGCAACAGCAGCACCAGCGGCAACAAGAACAGCCGTCCGCCCCAAGAACCACGTATCCACAACCTGGCCGCCTCGTCGCAGTAGGGGACATCCACGGCGATCTCCAGAAGGCCAAGCAATCGCTAAGAATAGCTAAGATCATCGACGAGAATGATCGGTGGATCGGAGGCAACACCATGGTGGTACAGGTAGGTGACATCCTCGACAGAGGCGGGGAGGAGTTGAAGATCCTCTATTTCCTTGAGAAACTGAAGCAGGAGGCTTCCAAATCAGGTGGTGATCTCATAGTTATGAATGGCAACCACGAAATCATGAACATGTCCAGAGATTTCAGATACGTCACGAAGGCAGGGTTCAAGGAATTCGAAAATTGGGCGGACTGGTTTAATGTTGGCGTCCACATTAAGAAGCTCTGCAACGTGTTGGACGacaaatttgatgcatttcgtgGGATACCCACAAACCTAAACCGTGAAAGCAGGGCTCGAATTGCCGCTCTCCGGCCAGGAGGACCGATTTCGACCAGGTTTTTGGCCTCAAATCCAACCATTCTGGTCGTCGGCGATTCTGTTTTCGTCCATAGTGGGGTTCTGCCTGGTCATGTGGAGTATGGTTTGGAAAGAATCAATAAGGAGGTTGGGGAATGGATCAGAGGGACGCAAGGGGACTCAAAGCCCCCTTCTTGCGTTAGAGGAAGGGATTCCGTCGTCTGGTTGAGGAGGTACTCGACTAAGTCTGTGGGAGATGGTGACTGTTCTGTTCTTCAGCACGCCCTTGAAACGATTCCAAATGCAAAGCGGATGATTGTGGGTCACACCATCCAGGAATCTGGCATCAATGGCGCCTGCCAGAATCGAGTGATTCGAATCGATGTTGGAATGTCCAAGGGCTGCGGAAACGGCATGCCTGAAGTATTGGAGATTACAAGGAACAAGGGCGTCAGGATCCTCACTTCCAATCCTTTGTACAATCAGGCAATGGCTGCCGACGATAAGGTAGGACTTGGTTTGCTGGTGCCCGATGGCCCGAGAAAGGAAGTGGAGGTTAATGCGtga